Part of the Candidatus Vogelbacteria bacterium genome, TTTTTGATGCTACTTGGCTCTGGGGTGGTTTTAGGTCTAATTTCTAGCTTCTTGGCAACTAGAAAATATTTGAAAGTGTAGTCTAGTTGGTTATCCACTCTCCTCACCCTTTTGACTGTGGTATAAAGTAGAAGTTAATCTTCTATTTAGTTTCTATTTATGGCTAAACCCAGACAGAAATATATTTTTGTACTTGGTGGAGTGATCTCCGGGGTTGGCAAGGGCGCTACCACTTCATCTATTGCTGCTATTCTCAAGTCACGTGGTTTCAAGGTCAATCCGATTAAGATTGATCCTTATTTGAATGTGGACGCTGGCACAATGAATCCAATTGAACACGGTGAGGTTTTTGTACTGGATTCTGGTCTGGAAACTGACCAAGACATGGGAAACTATGAGCGCTTTTTGGATCAAACATTGCCAGCTGAAAGTTATATGACTTCAGGAATGGTTTATAAATACGTGATTGATAAAGAGCGAGCTCTTGGTTATGCCGGTAAGTGTGTTGATCCGTTACCGTATGTGTCAGCTGAAATTTTAAGACGAATCCAAAAGTCGGTTGATAAAACTGGTTCGGAAATAACGATTGTCGAAATCGGAGGAACTGTCGGTGAGTATCAAAATGCGATTTTTATTGAAGCGGCTCGTATTTTGAAATTGAAACATCCGGAAGATGTGGTGTTTGTGTTGGTTAGTTATCTGCCAGTGCCTGGTAAGTTGGGTGAAATGAAAACTAAGCCGACTCAATATGCAGTTCGCAGTATGAACTCTTATGGTGTGCACCCAGATATTATTGTGGCCCGAGCCGAACATCCGATCGATAAATCGCGCAAAGAAAAACTGGCTTTTTCTAGTAATATTCCAGTCGAAAGAATTATCTCCGCTCCCGATATTAGTAGTATTTACGAAATACCACTGAACTTTGAAAAAGATAGTTTATCAGACACGATTTTGAAATTGTTAAAACTTAAAGCGCGTCACAAAGATTTGAAAGAATGGCGGGCGATGTTTGAGAAAATGCAGACCGCTAAAGAAGTGGTTAATATTGCGATTGTTGGTAAATATTTTAAAACCGGAGACTTCGTTTTGAAGGATGTTTATATTTCCGTCATAGAATCGCTCAAGCATGCTGGTGGAGCTTTGGGTAAAAAGGTGAATATCGATTGGTTAGATTCGGAAGATTACGAAGGGGTGGCTGGCAAGAAAAAATTAGCGGAATTAAAAGCCTATGACGGAGTTTTGGTGCCGGGTGGTTTTGGTTCACGGGGGATTGAAGGGAAGATTAACGTTATCCAGTTTGTCCGAGAAAACAAGATTCCATACTTTGGCCTTTGCTACGGTATGCAGTTGGCTGTCATCGAATATGCGCGTCACAAAGCCGGTCTGGCTGGAGCCAATACCACTGAGATAGATAAAGAAGCTAAACACAAAGTGATCGACATTATGGAAGATCAAAAACAGAAAGTGAAAGATGGTAATTTTGGAGCGAGTATGCGTTTGGGATCTTATCCAGCTCACTTGAAGGGTGGGACGGTGGCTCGGGAGGCTTATAAAAAAACCGAGATAAGTGAAAGACACCGTCATCGTTTTGAAGTGAACCCAGAGTATATTGCTAAAATAGAAGAAGCTGGTCTGATTTTTTCTGGGACATCACCTGATCGACGCTTGATGGAAATAGCGGAATTACCAAAAGAAGTTCATCCGTTTTTTGTGGGGGTTCAATTTCACCCAGAACTAAAATCTAGTCCCTTAAATCCACATCCTCTTTTTACGGCTTTTATTAAAGCATCTGTCGGGCGTCGACGCGAGTCTAAAAAATAATATTACTTTTATGGCCAGTTTGTTTGTAATTTTTCATTTGTTTGGTGTGGCTCTAGGGGCTGGTGGAGCTTATTTGAGTGATATCTTATTTTTCCAATCCATCAAGAATAGACATATCTCTCAGACGGAGTTAAGATTTTTGTCTGTGGGTAGTAAAATGGTTTGGATTGGATTGTTTATCCTGTTTTTTTCTGGTTTGGGTTTGTTTCTTCTGGATATCGAAAAATATCTAGCCTCAACCAAGTTTTTGACCAAGATGAGTATCGTTTTAATAATTTTTCTCAATGGATTATTATTCGAATTTATTCATTTTGGGCACTTGCGTTTTCACGCTAGTAAACACCTTCACTCTTTGGAAAAGTTTATTGCTAATAGTCCTTGGTTGATGGTGAGTGGAATAGTCTCGATCACGTCATGGTCTTTTGCTTTAGTTTTGGGTAGTTTATCAGCTGTTCCGTATTCTTATAGTCAGATTATGATCTTTTACGGATTAGTTATTTTAGTGATAACTATCGTTTCGATGGGGTATTTTAAATCTAGGGGTTTTCTTGGCAAGTGAGATCTATATTGTTAGAGTGTTTATTATATATTGCCGGATCGTCTAATGGTAGGACATCGCCCTCTGAAGGCGAGTATCTTGGTTCGAATCCAAGTCCGGCAACCGCCAATTTTTAACGAACAAAGTGATTATAAAAATTGATTGTTAAATATGAACCCCTCCAACAACGCACTGAATAGAACCTATTTCATCGGTGGACCACCTCGTGTGGGAAAAACAACATTGTCATATGCTTTAGCGGAAAAAATAAAAGGTCATGTGGTTTCGACTGACGCAATCAGGAGTGCCGCCAAAAAGGCTTGTCTAGATAAAACCGGAGCTTTATTTAGAACTAATAAAGATAACGATCTAACAGAACAGGAGTGGCTAGATAAACACCTTGGCAACCCAGATCTAATACTAGATGATCAGAATAAGGAGTCTGAAGCTTTCTGGAGTTCGATCGTTTCTTTTTGTAATACATTCAGTGAAGATAGTGCTAATCATATTGTCGAAGGAGTTGCTTTGTTGCCTCATCTGGTGGCGGGGATGAAAAATAAACCCTCACATGTTATTTACTTGGGTAATACTAACCCAAACCATATCCAGTCGATGATTGAATTTGGTCAGAAGTTTCCGGAACAAGATTGGATGGCGGCTATGGGGTATAGTAAAGAAAGAATTGAGATAATGGCTAAGTTTGTAAATAAAATGAGTGTATATTTTAAAACAGAAGCTGAAAAATATGGGTTTAACTACTATGAAATTGACGACAATAATTTCAACGAGTCGATAGATAAAATTATTCAAAGCTTGAATTAAAATAAATCATGAAATTAATTACCTTGAATACTTGGGGTGGTCAGTTGGCTAAGGAGTTAGAAGCTTTTATAAAAAATCAGTCCGATACTGGTATCTTTTGTTTTCAGGAGGTTTTTAATAATGCCAGTAAGGTGAATATTGATCCTGGCTCGGCTTTATCTTTGGTGAACCTAACCAATATATCCAAAGATTTTTTTCAGGATATTGAAAGGTGGCTGCCCAACCATCGGGGATTTTTTGTAGATTTGTTTGATAATCTTTATGGGCTAGCGATCTTTGTGAAAAAAGATTTAGCAGTTATTGACCATGGGGAAGTGTTGGTCTATGAAAATCCTAATTTCCCAGACCCGGAGCATGCGGATGCCGATCATAATCGGAAACTGCAATGGATTAAAATAAATTTAGACAATAAAGAATATTACATCATGAATGTTCACGGACATTGGACTGGTGTCGATAAAAATGATAATCCAGCTAGACTTGAGCAGTCGACAAGAATTAAAAAATTTGTGGACTCAGTAAGTGGAGAGAAAATTTTATGTGGCGATTTTAATCTAAATCCTAATATTGAGAGTGTGGCTATTTTAGATGAGGGAATGGTTAATCTGATTAAGACAAACAATGTTACTTCAACTAGAACTAGTTTGTATACCAAAGAAGCTAAATTTGCTGATTATATTTTTGTTACCCCGACGATTAAGGTATTAGACTTTAAAGTGTTGCCGGAAGAAGTGTCAGATCATGCGGCTTTATTGCTCGAGATTTAATTTTCTTTAGAAGGAAATGATAATTTGGGTAACAACTAAACGTATAAAATTTTCTGTCTACTTCATATTCGGAAGATTGGGTTGATTTATAGACTTGACCAACTTTGAATAAAGTTAGATGATGGTTCATATAAGACCATGATTAAAGAATACATAGAATATTTGAAAGATAATCCAGACCACTTGTGGTTTAAACGTAAGCTCTATGGGTGGGGCTGGACTCCGGCTACCTGGCAAGGGTGGGTGGTGCTACTTGGTTATATTGGTCTAGTCTTTTTATTTTCTCTTACTGTCGACGAAAGTTCTCCGGTCAACGAAGTCTGGTTTACTTTTTTACTCCCAATCACCTTTCTTACTTTCACATTAATTCTTATTTGTTATCGAACTGGAGAAAAACCTCGCTGGCAATGGGGGAACCCAAAAGTAAAGAAATAATGCGTGGCTAGAAGCGGGTGAGTAGGTATAACAGGAAGTATTGTTGATTAGTTTTTCATATTAGACTTTATGGAGAGTATTTGATAATTCAGAGCTTGGGTTTTTTAAGAAATCTTCTGGTCGATAATATAGGGGTGATCTGGAGGTGGGTTTAAACAATCTTAAGAAAAACCGTCTAGCTACAAATAGCTAGACGGTTTTTCTTAAGATTACTTTTTCTTTGGTTTTTTCTTTTCTTTCCTTGCGCCCATGCCTTTGGCCATATGATATTAAAATTAAACTAATATCTCGAACACCAGTTAATTATATCACCACTGTAGTTTAGATGGTGTTAATAACTGGTAGGCGAGGGGATTAATTTAGTATATAATCAGAGTATGGCAAAAAGATTAGCGGTCAATACCAAAAATAAAACTTCTCGATCGAAGAAAACCAAGAAACGCTTGGCGGTCAAACACGCAACTAAGGCGGCTAAAGCAACCAAGAAGCGCGGGTAGGGGAAAATATGAAAGACAGGAGATATTGGCTAGTTTTTAATTACTAGCTGGTTTTGTTGTATTTTCAGCTGATAAAGGTTAGAATAAAGCGTCTTCTAGAGTTGAGGACAAAGCACACAAAAAAGTCGAATTCTCTAAATTTACACTACATAAAGATATAAAAATCACTATGCAAGGTACTATCAAAACACTTACAGACAAAGGCTTCGGCTTTATCTCTCGTGAAGGTGAAAGTAAAGACTTGTTCTTCCACTCAAAGGAATTGCGAGGCGTAACTTTTGACGAATTACGAGAAGGTGACGTTGTCACTTTTGAAATCGTTCAAGGTGAAAAGGGTCCAGCCGCTGTAAACGTTGCTCGCGCGTAAGCAAAAGCAAAACCAAAACACCCCTAACGCGTAAGCGTTAGGGGTGTTTTTGTATGTCTTAAATTGGTGTATCATTTAAGTATATTTAAATAATAATTTTTAATCTTATGTCCCTATCTCGTCGTAAAATACTATTAGTAGTCTGGTTTATATCGGTTGTGGCCACAGGTGTCCTTGTTTTTAATGGCTCTGGAATTATGGCTTACGGTTGGGCGGCTAGTTTAGCTTTGATTGCGATCTCCCTAGGGGTACCATTGATGAGAGCTTTTACAGAGTTTTCTAAGTAAGATAAAACTTATTGGCCCGTCTTTAGTTGTATGGGTGATTATAAATTTAATTTAGAAAAATGAAAAACAAGACTCTAATTGTAGGCTTGATAGGGTTAGTTTTTTTGGTAATTTTAATTTTGGCAGTACCACTGTTTTTGAGTAAGTCTGGTCTATTAACTAGTAGTTCGTTAATTAGTACTAATTCAAGTACTACTTTTGATAAAACTATTACTGATAAGGTGTTCAGTTTAAAATACCCATCTGTTGATTTTGGGGTAGTCACGTTTGGTCAGTCGATCCCGTTACAGTCTTATATTCCAGCTTGTGAATCTGATTTTGATTATTGTTTATATTTTACTGGGTTAGAATATAAAGGGACCAATCTAGAAAGCGCTGGTTTACGGGTTAAGAATAGAACTGATTTGAACACTGAAAAATTATGCTTGGAGACACCGGCCACCGGCCAAGGGCGCGAGACACCACCTGTTAGCACGGTGTCTAAAGATATTTACTCTGCTTCATTGTTTGCACCAACTGGTGATGCTGGAGCTGGACACTATGCCAGCGGTTTGGCTTACCGTTTCTTTTATCGCCAAAATTCTAGTTGTTATGAATTGGAGACCAGAATTGGTCGGACTCAGTTTATGAATTACCCAGCCGGCACAATTAAGGAATTTACCACTACTGATCTAATGGCCCTACAAAACAAAATTAAAGAGATAATTCTTTCATTTAGTTTGCCAGGCCTGACGGAGGTGATGTTGCCGTAAAAGAGATAAACTAAGCTTTTTTCTGAGCGTAGATACAGACACTGCGGCGTTTGAAAGCTTGACCTTTACTTTTATGGCGGTGAGATTTGAGGATTTTGTGAATGAAGAAGTAGGGCGATAATAAATCAATAATTTCATCTTCGGTTGAGACGTGTTCTGCTACGCCGATGCGAGGATGAATATAAGAACCTTTTTCTTCAGCTGGACTTTCTTTAAGTAAACGTTTGGCGTTTTCGTCCTCATCTAATAAGAAGGTTTTGAAAAAGAAAAAACCATCTGGGCGTAAGACTCGGTTTATTTCTTCAACTAAACTTTTTCGCTCATCAGCTTTTAGGAAGTGAGAGGTCATCATATCCATAACAATCATTTGAGATTGGTCGCCGGCAGAGAGGGGTGGAGCAATAGATCGAGCTTCGTAGGTTAGTTGCCAAGCTTCACTTTTTTTGCGAGCTTGTTTGATAGCTTCCCCGGAAATATCATAACCAACACCGCGGGAGCCAAAAGTCTTTGCCAAATACAAAAGATTGCGACCGTTGCCACAACCAAGGTCTAAGACCGACATGGTGGCGTTGAGGTGGCTGTAGCCGTATTCGCGCTTCAACCAATTGGTGAATTTGATCATGTCTTCACTAGGGTCGTCAGAAATAGCTAAAAAGCCCTCCTTCTTGTATTCGTTGTCCCAGAAGTTGCCACCCTTTTTCCCATTCTTGCGATAGTTGATGAAATTTCTTTTCATTTATTTAATTATAGCATAAAAAGTCAGCTTAGACAAGTTTAGTTTAACTTTAAGCTAAGAGGGTGTTATAATTTGTGGTATGGAGACTATTGCTAAAGCAGACATTTTCTTTTTAATTACTAGTTTAGCTGTGATTATTATTACCTCGGTTATCTTGGTAATTGGTATATATGTGATTCGTATCTTGCGAGACGTGCGGGCTATTGTTGAACATCTCAAAGGAATTGGCGGTAAGGTGGAAGATGAGTTTGAAGATATTTATGCCGATTTGATGAGTCGCTGGCCATTGCGGGTAATTTTTAAGCCCAAAAGAAAAAATTCTAAACACTAGCCTCGTTCTGGGGGCATGATATTATTAAGTGGGCGGAATTATCAGAATTACTAAAGTAGAATATTTATGACTAAAAAACAGACAAACAATTCAGGGGTGAAAAAAGTGGCAGCTGCTGGTGTAGTGGGGGCGGGAGTAGCCGCTCTGAGTGTGGGGGCTTATTTAATGTTTGGACCAGACGCTAAAAAGAATCGCAAGATTGTCCGTGGCTGGGCAGTGAAGATGAAAGGTGAAATTATTGAGAAATTAGAAAATGCTAAAGAAGTAACTGAGCCAGTTTACCAGCAAGTGGTTGATCAGGTGTCTAAAAAATACACCGCTCTAAAAAATGTTGATCAAGCTGAATTAATGGCAACAGTTAACGATATTCGTAAGCAGTGGGGTCCGATTTTAAAACACAGTAGTCCTAAAAAGAAGGTGGCTAAGAAAATAATTAAAAAATAATTATTCTGTAAGTATGTTAAATAATAAAACCTCCCCGGCTTAAGTCGGGGAGGTTTTATTATTAGACAAGCGTAGACTACTCGCTTTAATCAACTTTTTTGGTATACTCGAAATACTTATGATTTACGAAACTGTTTACTTATACGGACGACACGCTCTCAGTGAAGCTCTAAAAAACAACCCAGTGGCGGTGTTGAGGGTGTTTGTGGTGGAAGGGAGTGAAGATAATAAATTGGTTGACCTGATCAAGAAAAACAATATTACCCTAACTAAAGTTAAAATAAATGCTTTACCTAGAGGGGTTGATCCAGAAGCTGTTCATCAAGGTTATATTGCCGAGATTAACTTAAAGAGTTTGGTTGTTGATTATAGTGACTTTATTAGTTCGCTTAAAGTGACACCAGATACTGCCTTGGTGTTATTGGATGAGATTCAAGACCCACATAATGTGGGTGCGATTATTAGATCGTCGGCTGGTTTTGGAATTGCGGGAGTCTTGGTGCCAGAACATAATCAAGCCCAGATCAGTGGTTCAGTTATTAAAGTATCAGCTGGGATGGCCTTTCGGGTGCCGCTGGTGACTATTGGAAATGTAAATAATACTGTTCGTGATTTGAAGGAGAAAGGTTTTTGGATTTATGGTTTAGACGAAGATGCTGATCATCCTCTCCATCAAGAAGTTTTCGATGCTCCAACTGTTTTTATTTTGGGTAATGAAGCTAAGGGGATTAGGGAAAAAACCAAGGAACTGTGTGACATTAGATTAGCGATTGAACTCAATCCACAATGTGAGTCGTTGAATGTGGCCGCTTCCACCGCAGTGACTTTGTACGCTTGGAGCAACCAACATCAATCTGTTTTAAAATAATATGTCTGACATTAAACTTGTCGGTTTTGACTTAGATGAAACTTTGACTACTAATAATAGTTGGGTTGATTTGAATCGGGGGATGGGAATTACAATTGCAGAGGATGAAGAATTATACCGAGCCCATGTGTCGGGTGAATTACCTTATAAAGACTGGTTAGATAAATTGACTGCTTTGTATATCAAAAACGGGCTAGCTAGTCGAAAAAATATTATTGATATTCTAA contains:
- a CDS encoding CTP synthase, which translates into the protein MAKPRQKYIFVLGGVISGVGKGATTSSIAAILKSRGFKVNPIKIDPYLNVDAGTMNPIEHGEVFVLDSGLETDQDMGNYERFLDQTLPAESYMTSGMVYKYVIDKERALGYAGKCVDPLPYVSAEILRRIQKSVDKTGSEITIVEIGGTVGEYQNAIFIEAARILKLKHPEDVVFVLVSYLPVPGKLGEMKTKPTQYAVRSMNSYGVHPDIIVARAEHPIDKSRKEKLAFSSNIPVERIISAPDISSIYEIPLNFEKDSLSDTILKLLKLKARHKDLKEWRAMFEKMQTAKEVVNIAIVGKYFKTGDFVLKDVYISVIESLKHAGGALGKKVNIDWLDSEDYEGVAGKKKLAELKAYDGVLVPGGFGSRGIEGKINVIQFVRENKIPYFGLCYGMQLAVIEYARHKAGLAGANTTEIDKEAKHKVIDIMEDQKQKVKDGNFGASMRLGSYPAHLKGGTVAREAYKKTEISERHRHRFEVNPEYIAKIEEAGLIFSGTSPDRRLMEIAELPKEVHPFFVGVQFHPELKSSPLNPHPLFTAFIKASVGRRRESKK
- a CDS encoding endonuclease/exonuclease/phosphatase family protein, which produces MKLITLNTWGGQLAKELEAFIKNQSDTGIFCFQEVFNNASKVNIDPGSALSLVNLTNISKDFFQDIERWLPNHRGFFVDLFDNLYGLAIFVKKDLAVIDHGEVLVYENPNFPDPEHADADHNRKLQWIKINLDNKEYYIMNVHGHWTGVDKNDNPARLEQSTRIKKFVDSVSGEKILCGDFNLNPNIESVAILDEGMVNLIKTNNVTSTRTSLYTKEAKFADYIFVTPTIKVLDFKVLPEEVSDHAALLLEI
- a CDS encoding cold shock domain-containing protein, with amino-acid sequence MQGTIKTLTDKGFGFISREGESKDLFFHSKELRGVTFDELREGDVVTFEIVQGEKGPAAVNVARA
- a CDS encoding class I SAM-dependent methyltransferase; protein product: MKRNFINYRKNGKKGGNFWDNEYKKEGFLAISDDPSEDMIKFTNWLKREYGYSHLNATMSVLDLGCGNGRNLLYLAKTFGSRGVGYDISGEAIKQARKKSEAWQLTYEARSIAPPLSAGDQSQMIVMDMMTSHFLKADERKSLVEEINRVLRPDGFFFFKTFLLDEDENAKRLLKESPAEEKGSYIHPRIGVAEHVSTEDEIIDLLSPYFFIHKILKSHRHKSKGQAFKRRSVCIYAQKKA
- the rlmB gene encoding 23S rRNA (guanosine(2251)-2'-O)-methyltransferase RlmB yields the protein MIYETVYLYGRHALSEALKNNPVAVLRVFVVEGSEDNKLVDLIKKNNITLTKVKINALPRGVDPEAVHQGYIAEINLKSLVVDYSDFISSLKVTPDTALVLLDEIQDPHNVGAIIRSSAGFGIAGVLVPEHNQAQISGSVIKVSAGMAFRVPLVTIGNVNNTVRDLKEKGFWIYGLDEDADHPLHQEVFDAPTVFILGNEAKGIREKTKELCDIRLAIELNPQCESLNVAASTAVTLYAWSNQHQSVLK